The Coregonus clupeaformis isolate EN_2021a chromosome 18, ASM2061545v1, whole genome shotgun sequence genome has a segment encoding these proteins:
- the iqcd gene encoding dynein regulatory complex protein 10, translating into MSAEVAIQPLEDVSPQIMCSSPQPSPQPRAKVLREDLIKILDPSRKKLSSLETQRIAGVLDDCIARVETVALLPAVLTRLGGLSVGLGLELEGALREHQRIGERLGGLGQKLVAGEAGERARAELERALPSSLRNVLRLLRAHPAATRALRSEAEVGGQGVCEGVRGLAGELQELRGVLLEKLLTSPAEERERTSYMQEVSLRHGNNMELVATLEMEVAAAIKDRDAETSKKNEVIRKLKSSLHQMEKISEDFVLRTQQDADKQNQSDAKTSEGRRARMQQEANQLRVQLNNLISENREVETALRKKKYKVETEIENWIQKYDADMGEKQWELKDMTRVYEEEKEELRELEEAYAVLEQEFSQIQEERRLAEERREEEQKELEKKSRAATIIQAYWRGHRVRKAMRGKGKKGSKGKKRKGKKGK; encoded by the exons ATGTCTGCAGAGGTGGCCATACAGCCCCTGGAGGATGTTAGCCCCCAGATTATGTGCTCCAGTCCCCAACCCAGTCCACAACCCCGGGCCAAAGTGCTCAGGGAGGACCTCATAAAGATCCTGGACCCTTCACGGAAGAAGCTGTCATCCTTGGAGACACAGCGCATCGCAGGGGTGCTGGACGACTGCATCGCCAGGGTGGAGACAGTAGCCTTGCTGCCGGCTGTGCTGACCCGCCTGGGAGGGCTGTCTGTGGGGCTGGGGTTGGAGTTGGAGGGGGCCTTACGGGAGCACCAGCGCATTGGAGAGAGGTTAGGGGGCCTGGGACAGAAGCTGGTCGctggggaggcaggggagagagcgagagcagagtTAGAGAGGGCCCTCCCCAGCTCATTGAGGAACGTGCTCAGACTGCTGAGAGCCCATCCAGCCGCCACCCGTGCCCTGAGGAGTGAGGCAGAAGTAGGGGGACAGGGGGTGTGTGAAGGGGTGCGAGGGCTGGCCGGGGAGCTGCAGGAGTTGCGGGGGGTGCTGTTAGAGAAACTGCTCACCAGCCCGGCCGAGGAACGTGAAAGAACAAGCTACATGCAGGAGGTGTCGCTGCGCCATGGCAACAACATGGAGCTGGTTGCTACACTGGAGATGGAAGTCGCTGCCGCCATCAAAGACAGAGATGCTGAG ACCTCTAAGAAAAATGAGGTGATCAGGAAGTTGAAGAGCTCTCTGCACCAGATGGAGAAGATCTCTGAGGACTTTGTGTTGCGGACACAGCAGGATGCCGACAAGCAGAACCAATCAGACGCCAAGACCTCAGAGGGGAGGCGAGCCCGCATGCAGCAGGAAGCCAATCAGCTGAGAGTTCAGCTTAACAACCTGATTTCTGAGAACCGCGAGGTAGAGACTGCGCTCCGCAAG AAAAAGTATAAAGTGGAGACAGAAATAGAGAACTGGATCCAGAAGTATGATGCTGATATGGGAGAGAAACAG TGGGAGCTGAAGGACATGACAAGGGTCtatgaggaggagaaggaggagctgagagagctAGAGGAGGCGTATGCTGTCCTGGAGCAGGAGTTCAGTCAGATCCAGGAGGAGCGGCGTTTGGccgaggagaggagggaggaggagcagaAAGAGCTGGAAAAGAAGAGCCGTGCTGCCACCATTATCCAGGCTTACTGGAGGGGCCACCGTGTCCGCAAGGCTATGAGGGGGAAGGGCAAGAAGGGCAGCAAGGGCAAGAAGCGCAAAGGCAAGAAGGGCAAATAA
- the cfap73 gene encoding coiled-coil domain-containing protein 42 homolog, whose amino-acid sequence MALDLEDYFRTVFEEHLLMKVPVRDRGLMSRATRMIEKQREIREVDKQLQTHREEFELKTDSLRRRRDEVMKKEEKLKESLLKFDKFLKENDAKRGRGEKKAERERDAVRQKEGEIEKLKEECAVLEACRLRLQRRVGKTAFYWTFLEQVLRLAKYEDVWELLGRFATLLSTREQLRQRESEVQGQADGQRGALQRYTDQQSCSILQKNNLLSQLQTELDQIRSKTLGWENKWYHIQTTAAKETLLLGQIKVVTLNLYHMMGGTTGQEKGVAIDDTETQLEKIQLFIQDQSAIVNNLKQSPSHPTTKANLK is encoded by the exons ATGGCCTTGGATCTGGAGGACTATTTCCGAACTGTCTTTGAGGAACACCTCTTAAT GAAAGTGCCTGTGCGGGACAGAGGTCTGATGAGCAGAGCCACACGGATgattgagaaacagagagagatcagagaggtGGATAAACAGctccagacacacagagag GAGTTTGAGTTGAAGACGGACAGTTTGCGAAGGCGGAGAGATGAGGTGATGAAGAAGGAGGAGAAACTGAAGGAGTCGCTGCTCAAATTTGACAAATTCCTCAAA GAAAACGACGCAAAGCGTGGTCGGGGTGagaagaaggcagagagagagagggatgctgtacgtcagaaggagggagagatagagaaactGAAGGAGGAGTGTGCTGTCCTGGAGGCCTGCAGATTGAGGCTGCAGCGCAGGGTGGGGAAGACTGCCTTCTACTGGACCTTCCTGGAACAGGTCCTCAGACTGGCCAAG tatgaGGATGTGTGGGAGCTACTAGGGAGGTTTGCCACCCTGCTATCCACCAGAGAGCAGCTGCGGCAGAGGGAGAGTGAGGTGCAGGGTCAGGCTGATGGCCAACGGGGGGCGCTACAGAGATACACAGACCAGCAGAGCTGCAGCATTCTGCAGAAGAACAACCTGCTGTCTCAGCTACAGACAGAGCTGGATCAGATACGCTCCAAAACTCTCGGATGG GAGAACAAGTGGTATCACATCCAAACCACAGCGGCGAAGGAGACGCTTCTATTGGGCCAAATCAAAGTGGTGACCCTTAACCTCTACCACATGATGGGCGGGACCACAGGGCAGGAAAAGGGCGTGGCCATCgatgacacagagacacagctagagaag ATCCAGCTCTTCATCCAAGACCAGTCTGCCATAGTGAACAACCTCAAACAAAGCCCTTCTCATCCCACTACTAAAGCCAACTTGAAGTGA
- the LOC121583747 gene encoding polyubiquitin-like, with the protein MELTITLLNGDSYPLTVEPHTTLGSLKSRINQLLRVPTERQRLSGVNGNNISLSDDSKTLSDYGLHSGSKVMVLITEPTHIQVFLKNEKGQTHTYEVVPGETVIQFKDKVQNKEGVQANQQRLIHEGRQLDDGKKLEDYGVRNLSTIHLTLRLRGG; encoded by the coding sequence ATGGAACTCACTATAACACTTTTGAATGGCGACTCATATCCCCTGACGGTTGAGCCACACACCACTCTGGGGTCTCTCAAGAGTCGGATCAACCAACTCTTAAGAGTGCCCACAGAAAGGCAGAGGCTGTCAGGTGTCAATGGGAACAACATCAGTCTCAGCGATGATTCAAAAACTTTGAGCGACTATGGCCTGCATTCAGGATCCAAAGTGATGGTGCTGATTACAGAACCCACTCATATCCAGGTGTTCCTGAAAAACGAAAAGGGCCAGACACACACATATGAGGTGGTGCCGGGTGAGACCGTAATCCAGTTCAAAGACAAGGTCCAAAACAAGGAGGGAGTCCAAGCCAACCAACAGAGGCTGATTCACGAGGGCAGGCAGCTTGATGATGGCAAGAAACTGGAAGACTATGGCGTCAGAAATCTAAGCACCATCCACCTGACACTCCGTCTAAGGGGAGGCTGA